Part of the Chitinophaga parva genome is shown below.
GTTATAAGAAAGTACCGCAGATCGGCAACGTGGTGATCCACGACGACGTGGAGATTGGAGCCAATACCACCATAGACCGCGCCACCATGGGCAGCACCGTGATCCGCAAGGGGGTGAAGCTGGATAACCTGATCCAGATAGCTCACAACGTAGACATTGGCAACAACACCGTAATTGCAGGCCAGACGGGCATTTCCGGCAGTACCAAGATCGGGGCAAACTGCGTGATCGGTGGCCAGGTAGGCATTGTAGGCCACATACAACTGGCGGATGGTACCAAGATCAATGCACAGAGCGGGTTGTCTAAATCCATTACTGAAACCAACACCGCCGTGAATGGTTCCCCGGCGTTTGATTATAAAAGTTCACTGAAAAGTCAGGCAATTTTTAGAAATTTGCCCGAGCTTGAAAAACGCGTGAAAGAACTGGAAGACATGGTGAAGCAAATGCTGGCAGAGAAAGCAGGTATCTGATAAGCAGCCCGCGTGATGGCCGCCGGCGTACGCCACCCACCTTGACCTACACTTTAACTGTAATACCTTTTTTAGCTAATTATGATGGACAATACACAACGGCAGAACCAACACACGCTGAACGAGCCTATATCATTTTCGGGCGTTGGTTTACACTCGGGAAAACAGGTGAACATCACTTTAAAACCTGCCATTCCCGGTTTCGGTATCCGCTTCCAGCGCGTAGACCTGCCGGACCAACCCACCGTGAAGGCGGACGTGGATTATGTAGTGGACACTTCCCGCAATACTACTTTGGAGCACAACGGTGCCCGCGTAAGTACCATTGAGCACCTGATGGCCGCCCTGGTAGGCACCGGTGTAGACAACTGCCTGGTGGAGATAGACGGCCCTGAAGTGCCGATCATGGATGGCAGCGCGCTGCCTTTTGTGGAAGTGATCCTGAAAGTAGGTACCCAGGACCAGGATGCAAAAAAGATCTATTACTCCATTGATCAGAATATCTCTTACTACGATGAAGAGAAGAAAGTGGAAATGGTGGCTATGCCCAGCGTAGACTACCGCGTGACCACGCTGATCGATTTTAACTCGCCCGTTCTGGGCACCCAGCACGCCAACCTGAAAGGCATGCAGGACTTCATCGGGGAAATAGCGCCCTGCCGCACCTTTGTGTTCCTGCACGAGCTGGAATACCTGCTGAAAAATAACCTGATCAAGGGTGGTGATATTAACAACGCCATCGTGGTGGTAGACCGCAAGATGACGGATGCGGAACTGGCCCCCCTGGCCAAGGCCTTTAACCGTACGGAAATAGCCGTACAGCGTGAAGGCATCCTCAACAACGTATCCCTGCGTTTTCCCAACGAGCCGGCCCGTCACAAACTGCTGGACGTGATCGGCGACCTGGCACTGGTGGGCTTCCCCATCAATGCGCATGTGATCGCCAACCGCCCGGGCCACGCTTCCAACGTGGAATTTGCCCGCAAGATCAAAGCATACATCAAGAAAAACAAGCACGCGCAAAACGTTCCGATCTACAACCCCAACCAGCCACCGATCTTTGACGTGACCCGGATACAACGCACCCTGCCGCACCGCTACCCGATGCTGCTGGTGGACAAGATCATTGAACTGAGCGACAGCCAGGTGATCGGCATCAAGAACGTGACCTTCAATGAGCAGTTCTTCCAGGGCCACTTTCCCGGCAACCCGGTAATGCCGGGCGTGTTGCAGATCGAAGCACTGGCGCAGTGCGGGGGCATCCTGGCGCTGAACACCGTGCCCGATCCCGAACTATACAGCACCTACTTCCTGAAGATCGATAACTGTAAATTCAAACAACGCGTGGTACCGGGCGACACGATGGTCCTCAAGATGGAGTTGCTCAACCCCATCCGCAGAGGGATCGTGGAAATGCGTGGTACCGTTTTCATCGGCAACAAAGTAGCTACAGAAGCAGACTTGGTGGCACAAATTGTAAAAGAAGGTAAAACACAGCAATGATTCATCCGCTCACGTACATTCACCCGGACGCCAAGGTAGCGCCTAACGTAAAGATTGATCCTTTCACCGTGATCCACAAGAACGTGGAGATCGGAGAGGGCACCTGGGTCGGTTCCAATGTTACGATCATGGAAGGCGCCCGCATCGGGAAGAACTGCCGCATTTTCCCTGGTGCCGTAATTTCCGCCATTCCACAGGACCTCAAGTTTGCCGGAGAAGAAACCACAGCAGAAATTGGCGACAACACCACTATCCGTGAATTTGTGACCGTAAACCGCGGCACAAAAGCCTTAGGAAAAACCGTCATCGGCAAGAACTGCCTGATCCAGGCCTATTGCCATATTGCACACGATTGCCAGGTGGGCGACTACTGCATTTTCTCCAACAGCACTACCCTGGCCGGCCACATCACCGTGGGCGATTACGTAGTACTGGCGGGGCTTGTAGCCGTGCACCAGTTCGTAAAGATCGGCTCCCATGCTTTTGTAACCGGTGGTTCACTGGTGCGCAAAGACGTGCCGCCTTACGTAAAGGCTGCCCGTGAGCCCTTGTCTTACGTGGGCGTAAACTCCATTGGCCTGAAACGCCGTGGATTCTCCCTGGAAAAGATCAATCACATCCTTGATATTTACAGAGTGGTGTTCGTAAAAGGCTACAGCACGTCCAAGGCCATGCGCATCATTGAAGCCGAATTCCCGGCTACCGATGAACGTGACGAGATCCTCTCCTTCATCCGTGATTCGCCCCGTGGCATCATGAAAGGCTATACTTCCCGCAATAATGACGATATCTCTTAACCAGGCCGGCAAGCGCTATAATTACGACTGGATCTTCCGTAAGGTCACTTACACGTTCCGGCCGGGTGGGCGCTATGCCATCCTGGGGCCCAATGGCTCAGGGAAATCCACTTTATTGCAGGTCATCAGCGGGCACCAGCACCAGAACGAAGGCAGCGTAAGTTACCATCTGCAAGACCAGCCGGTGCCTGCCGATACTTTCTACCAGTATTTCAGCCTGGCCGCCCCGGCCCTGGAGCTCATTGAAGAGCTGACCCTGAAAGAAACCCTCCAATTCCATCTTCAGTTTAAACAGCTGCTGCCCGGCTTCACCCCGGAAAAAGTAATCGCCGCCATCAGCCTGGAACATGCGGCAGACAAGCAATTGCGCCATTACTCCAGCGGCATGCGCCAGCGCGTAAAACTGGCCCTGGCCATCTTTTCCAACACCCCCGTGCTCCTGCTGGACGAGCCCTGCACCAACCTGGATACTACCGGTATCAAACTTTACCAGGGCCTTATTGCCCAATATACGGCCGGCCGCACCCTGATCATCAGCTCCAATGATGAACAGGAGTACTTTATGTGCGAGGAAAGGCTTTCTATCCTGGATTATAAATAGCTGGTCTCAGGTACATTGCATGGTAACTGCTTTGCATCTACGGGTTGGCAATTCCCGTTTGTAATCGCTCTTCGATACGGCGTATGCCTGACCCGGCACCCGGGGCATGGTGCAATTTTTTCTCATGAGATTAATACGAATTGTTTTCCATACTACGTACCTTGTACTGAGTACCTAAGACCTAGTACCAAATTGATATGCAAATCACTGCGCCTAAAAAAGTGCTTAACGGGTGGGCCATGTATGACTGGGCCAACTCTGTTTTTAACCTGGTGATCACGACCACGTTTTTCCCTATCTATTTTAACAAAGCCACCCCGGCGGATATCCGCCTGTTTGGCAGCACGTTTCACAACAGCGTGTTGTATGATTATACCGCCGCGCTGGCGTTCCTCATCGTGGCACTGATGTCGCCTATCCTGTCTTCCATTGCAGATACCCGGGGCAATAAAAAGATCTTCCTGCGCTTTTTTACTACGCTGGGCAGCATTGCCTGCAGCGCCCTGTATTTTTTTAAAGACAGCGTATTTGGCTCCGGCGAAACCATGGCCCTGTATGGGCTGGCCTGCCTGCTGTTTTCAACCATCGGGTATTGCGGAGGGCTGGTGTTCTATAATTCTTACCTGCCGGAAATAGCGGCACCGGAAGACCGGGACCGCGTAAGTGCCAAAGGGTTTGCCATGGGATATATTGGCTCTGTGCTGCTGCAGCTCATTGGCTTTGCCATGGTGTTGACAATGAAAGACCCGGTAAAACCATTGCTCATTACCTTCCTGCTGGTGGGTATCTGGTGGTTCGGGTTCGCACAGCTTACCTTCGCAGTGCTTCCGGCCTCCAGGGCACCTAAAACAACAAAGGGCAATATCTGGAAAGATGGCTTTACCGAGCTGGGTATGGTATGGCAGCAGGTAAAGCACCTGCCGGTACTGAAACGTTACCTGGCGGGCTTTTTCTTTTACAGCATGGGCGTACAGACCGTAATGCTGGCCGCCACTTTCTTTGGGGCAGAGGTACTGCACCTGGATGCTACGAAACTGATTGTAACCATCGTGATCATACAACTGGTGGCCATTGCAGGTGCTAACCTGATGTCATGGCTGTCTGGCAAAATAGGGAACCTCAGCGTGATCATGATCGTAGTGCTGATCTGGATTGGCATTTGTATTGCGGGCTATTTCATGCAAACGGCAACAGACTTTTACATACTGGCGTCCGTGGTTGGACTGGTAATGGGCGGCATTCAATCCCTGAGCCGTTCTACCTATTCCAAGCTGATGCCGGAAACGGAGGATACTACGTCCTTCTTTAGTTTTTATGACGTGGCGGAAAAGATCTCCATTGTGATCGGTATGTTCTCGTTTGGCTTCATCCACCAGCTGACCGGCAGCATGCGCCAGTCCGTGCTGGCACTGGGTGTATTCTTCATCATTGGGCTGTTGTGGGTTTTCTCCGCACAGCAAAAACAAAAGCAACTGGCATGAAACTTTACAGCATAGAAACGGGTTTTTTCAAACTGGATGGCGGCGCCATGTTTGGCGTGGTGCCCAAGAGCATCTGGCATAAGCTGAACCCCGCCGATGAAAATAACATGTGCACCTGGGCCATGCGCTGCCTGCTGATCGAAGATGGCAAACGCCTCATCCTGGTGGATACCGGTATTGGTAACAAACAGGATGCAAAGTTCTTCAGCTACTACTACCTGCACGGGAATGATACGCTCGATAAAAGCCTTGCTGCGTATGGTTTTCACCGGGATGATATCACCGATGTATTCCTCACCCACCTGCACTTTGACCACTGTGGTGGCGCCATTGTGCGGGAGGGCGACAACCTTGTACCAGCATTTAAGAATGCAAAATACTGGAGCAATGAATCGCACTGGGCATGGGCCACACAGCCCAACGAGCGCGAGAAAGCCTCCTTCCTTTCTGATAACATTTTGCCCATCCAGCAAAGCGGCCAGTTAAATTTCATTGACGGCTTTGACGGCGTGGCCTTCGCCGATAATTTTCACGTGCGCTTTGTAAACGGGCATACGGACAGCATGATGCTGCCCCAGCTGCGTTACAAGGACCACACCATCCTTTATATGGCAGACCTGCTGCCCAGCATAGGGCACCTGCCCATCCCGTATGTGATGGCGTATGATATGTTCCCCCTGACCACCCTCACGGAAAAGAAGGCCTTTTTGCAGGAGGCCCTGGACAAGCCTTATGTCCTCTTCTTTGAGCACGACCCCAAGGTGGAATGCGCCACCTTGCAGCTCACGGAAAAAGGCATCCGCGTAAAGGACACCCTGCGCCTGGCGGACTTGTAGTGTGCTGCAGGAAATTTTATCTTTGCTGGTAGAATTTTCTATTGATATGCATCTTACAACTGATAATAAACTGAAGAAACTGATCGTAGTAGGCGACCGCGTGCTGATCCGCCCTTCCAAAGACAATGAACGTACTTCCAGTGGCCTGTACCTGCCGCCAGGCGTAGGCGAGAAGGAAAAAGTGCAGAGCGGCTATGTGCTGAAGACCGGCCCCGGGTACGCCCTGCCGGTGCCCAGCAGCGAGGACGAAAGCTGGAAACCAGAAGCGGAGCAGACCAAATACATTCCCCTCCAGGCGAAAGAGGGCGACCTGGCCATATTCCTGGCCACCGGCGCCACGGAGGTGATGTACCAGGGAGAGAAATTTTTCATTGTGCCGCAAAGTGCCATCTTGCTTCTTGAAAGGGAAGAAGAACTGTAATACATTTCTACACCGCAAACCTCATCCGCATGGCTGACAACACCGCATTTCTTACTGCCATCAACGCCGGCTACACCTTCAAAGGCGATTCCATCAAACTGGGCGCCGCCATGCTCAACGGGGAGGTAGTGCCCAACGCCTACGTGAACCTGCCCCTGAAAACACTGAACCGCCACGGCCTCATTGCCGGCGCCACCGGTACCGGTAAAACCAAGACCCTGCAGGTGATCGCCGAGGGCCTTTCCGATGCCAGCGTGCCCGTACTGCTCATGGACATCAAGGGTGACCTGAGCGGGGTAGCCGCCGCCGGTACGCTCAATGACAACATCAAGCACCGTTATGAGCTGATAGGCGGCACTTACGAGCCTACCGCCTACCCGGTGGAACTGCTCTCCCTGAGCCAGCAGAAAGGCGTGCACCTCCGCGCCACCACCAGCGAGTTTGGCCCCATCCTGCTCTCCAAGATCCTGGAGCTGAATGATACGCAGGCCAGCCTGGTAGCCATGATCTTCAAGTTCTGCGACGACAATAAACTGCCCCTGCTGGACCTGAAAGACTTCAAAAAGGTATTGCAGTACATCAGCAATGAAGGCAAAGACGAAATAGAAAAAGACTATGGCAAGGTAAGCACTGCCTCCACCGGCACCATCCTGCGCAAGGTGATAGCCCTGGAGCAACAGGGCGCCGCCCAATTCTTCGGAGAAAAATCCTTTGAGGTAGACGACCTGATGCGCATCAGCGATGACGGTCGCGGCGTGCTCTCTGTGCTGCGGGTAAATGATATCCAGGACAAACCGGCCCTGTTCAGCACTTTCATGCTCAGCCTCCTGGCGGAACTGTATGCTACCCTGCCGGAAACCGGTGACCAGGACCGCCCCAAGCTGGTCATGTTCATCGATGAGGCCCACCTCATTTTCCAGGAAGCCAGCGATGCACTGCTGCAGCAGATAGAGACCATCATTAAACTGATCCGTTCCAAAGGCGTGGGCATCTTCTTCTGCACCCAGAACCCCATGGACGTACCGCCCTCCGTGCTGGGCCAACTGGGCCTGAAGGTACAGCATGCGCTGCGCGCCTTTACGGCCAATGACCGCAAGGCCATTAAGCAAACCGCTGAAAACTATCCCCTGAGCGATTTCTATAAAACGGAAGACCTACTTACCCAGATCGGTATTGGCGAAGCGCTGGTAACCTGCCTCAATGAAAAAGGGCAACCTACGCCGCTGGCCGCTACCATGCTGGTAAGCCCCCGCTCCCGCATGGACGTGCTCACTGATGCAGAAATAGACGCCCTGGTGAATAAATCTGCCCTGGTAAAAAAATACAACGACAACGTAGACAGTGAAAGCGCCTACGAGATCCTCACAGCCAAGCTGAATGCTGCCGCTGCGCCGCCGCCAGCCGCCGGCGGTAGTGCCCCCGCCGCCCCTGCGGGCAAAGCCGCCAAGCCCCAGCCCACCATCCTGGAGCAGGTGCTCAACAGCCAGGCTGCCCGGCAGGTAGAACGTACCGCCGCCTCTATGATCACACGCAGTTTACTCGGTGCGTTAGGATTGGGTGGGAAGAAAACGAAGAGCTGGTTTTAATGAGGGGTGTTATTTAACAGATAGCACGTGTACAGCGCTGCTTGTGCAAATATTGGCAAGGCCTCATCACACTTGGTGGGGCCTTTGCTTTTAGGAAGCTTGCAGTAAAACACACTTATTGCATCCTTTCCAATACCGCTTCCAGTGCTGCCAGGTCTACGGTGATGCTCACATCATACGTGTCTGTGCTGTTGCCGGCATTGGTAGTGTAGTAGTAGCGATGGCCCAGGTCTGCCGCCATATTGAAGAAGCAATTGGAATGATCATCGCCGGCATTGCGCAGCTCCAGCACCCCGGCACCGGGCTGCATGAACAACATGTTGGTAAGGCCCGCGCCGTGCAGCCCAACGAGGGTGCGGGTTTCTGCCATCAGGGTTATTTGCTGCGCCAGCGTGTAATCTTCCATGTAGTGGGTTTCATAACCATAGGCCGTCAGCAATTCCTGCACGGCATCTTCATTCAGGATGCGGCGTACCCTGGCTTTGGCGCGGCTGATGAATACGTTGCGATGGGGGGGCTGCGCGGGCTTATCTGCCAGCCGGTCCCGCAGGCGGCATACCACCTCCCGGTAAAAAAGCCCCATGGGCGCGGCAAGGCCGGGCAGGAACAGGTCTTTCACCACAACCCTGCCACCAGGCTTATAATAAAACGGTGTGCAGCCCAACATTTGCAGGCTTTCCACGATGTAAGGGTAACGGGCGTAATGCTGCGGCAGCAGTACCGGCACTGCTTTATCCACTATGCCACGCACCGCTTCCAGGCGGCATAGTACGTCGGCAAACCAGTGGTAGTAAGCCTGTCCCCACTCGTGTGTGATCCAAAGGCCCTGGTCCAGCACGCGCGCTGGTAGCAGCAGGCGGGGTAAGCGTTTCAGCAGTTTGGATGGCTTCACCGGCACCACCCGTGTTTCCGCGATATAAAAATGAAAAGGCTTTAAAGAGAGCACCACATCCTTCAGCACCTGTGCATGGGCAACCCGCTGCAAAGTAACGGGCGGTATGTCCAGCGAAAGATTGCGCGCAAACAGCGGCAGGTCTTCCGGCCGGAGGTTTTGCGGCCGGTCTGTTTCAACGGCATATCCCGGGTATAATATATTGGGCGGAAGATTCATGCAGGCGGTCAATTACCGGTGTAAAGTAACAATATTCAGGCAATGCATTATGCGCCCATGGCTTACAGTACGGCTTCCCGGAACCCCGGGTGTAAAGTAATGC
Proteins encoded:
- a CDS encoding helicase HerA-like domain-containing protein, whose protein sequence is MADNTAFLTAINAGYTFKGDSIKLGAAMLNGEVVPNAYVNLPLKTLNRHGLIAGATGTGKTKTLQVIAEGLSDASVPVLLMDIKGDLSGVAAAGTLNDNIKHRYELIGGTYEPTAYPVELLSLSQQKGVHLRATTSEFGPILLSKILELNDTQASLVAMIFKFCDDNKLPLLDLKDFKKVLQYISNEGKDEIEKDYGKVSTASTGTILRKVIALEQQGAAQFFGEKSFEVDDLMRISDDGRGVLSVLRVNDIQDKPALFSTFMLSLLAELYATLPETGDQDRPKLVMFIDEAHLIFQEASDALLQQIETIIKLIRSKGVGIFFCTQNPMDVPPSVLGQLGLKVQHALRAFTANDRKAIKQTAENYPLSDFYKTEDLLTQIGIGEALVTCLNEKGQPTPLAATMLVSPRSRMDVLTDAEIDALVNKSALVKKYNDNVDSESAYEILTAKLNAAAAPPPAAGGSAPAAPAGKAAKPQPTILEQVLNSQAARQVERTAASMITRSLLGALGLGGKKTKSWF
- a CDS encoding co-chaperone GroES, giving the protein MHLTTDNKLKKLIVVGDRVLIRPSKDNERTSSGLYLPPGVGEKEKVQSGYVLKTGPGYALPVPSSEDESWKPEAEQTKYIPLQAKEGDLAIFLATGATEVMYQGEKFFIVPQSAILLLEREEEL
- a CDS encoding bifunctional UDP-3-O-[3-hydroxymyristoyl] N-acetylglucosamine deacetylase/3-hydroxyacyl-ACP dehydratase, yielding MDNTQRQNQHTLNEPISFSGVGLHSGKQVNITLKPAIPGFGIRFQRVDLPDQPTVKADVDYVVDTSRNTTLEHNGARVSTIEHLMAALVGTGVDNCLVEIDGPEVPIMDGSALPFVEVILKVGTQDQDAKKIYYSIDQNISYYDEEKKVEMVAMPSVDYRVTTLIDFNSPVLGTQHANLKGMQDFIGEIAPCRTFVFLHELEYLLKNNLIKGGDINNAIVVVDRKMTDAELAPLAKAFNRTEIAVQREGILNNVSLRFPNEPARHKLLDVIGDLALVGFPINAHVIANRPGHASNVEFARKIKAYIKKNKHAQNVPIYNPNQPPIFDVTRIQRTLPHRYPMLLVDKIIELSDSQVIGIKNVTFNEQFFQGHFPGNPVMPGVLQIEALAQCGGILALNTVPDPELYSTYFLKIDNCKFKQRVVPGDTMVLKMELLNPIRRGIVEMRGTVFIGNKVATEADLVAQIVKEGKTQQ
- a CDS encoding glycosyltransferase family 61 protein: MNLPPNILYPGYAVETDRPQNLRPEDLPLFARNLSLDIPPVTLQRVAHAQVLKDVVLSLKPFHFYIAETRVVPVKPSKLLKRLPRLLLPARVLDQGLWITHEWGQAYYHWFADVLCRLEAVRGIVDKAVPVLLPQHYARYPYIVESLQMLGCTPFYYKPGGRVVVKDLFLPGLAAPMGLFYREVVCRLRDRLADKPAQPPHRNVFISRAKARVRRILNEDAVQELLTAYGYETHYMEDYTLAQQITLMAETRTLVGLHGAGLTNMLFMQPGAGVLELRNAGDDHSNCFFNMAADLGHRYYYTTNAGNSTDTYDVSITVDLAALEAVLERMQ
- a CDS encoding MBL fold metallo-hydrolase, producing MKLYSIETGFFKLDGGAMFGVVPKSIWHKLNPADENNMCTWAMRCLLIEDGKRLILVDTGIGNKQDAKFFSYYYLHGNDTLDKSLAAYGFHRDDITDVFLTHLHFDHCGGAIVREGDNLVPAFKNAKYWSNESHWAWATQPNEREKASFLSDNILPIQQSGQLNFIDGFDGVAFADNFHVRFVNGHTDSMMLPQLRYKDHTILYMADLLPSIGHLPIPYVMAYDMFPLTTLTEKKAFLQEALDKPYVLFFEHDPKVECATLQLTEKGIRVKDTLRLADL
- the lpxA gene encoding acyl-ACP--UDP-N-acetylglucosamine O-acyltransferase, whose amino-acid sequence is MIHPLTYIHPDAKVAPNVKIDPFTVIHKNVEIGEGTWVGSNVTIMEGARIGKNCRIFPGAVISAIPQDLKFAGEETTAEIGDNTTIREFVTVNRGTKALGKTVIGKNCLIQAYCHIAHDCQVGDYCIFSNSTTLAGHITVGDYVVLAGLVAVHQFVKIGSHAFVTGGSLVRKDVPPYVKAAREPLSYVGVNSIGLKRRGFSLEKINHILDIYRVVFVKGYSTSKAMRIIEAEFPATDERDEILSFIRDSPRGIMKGYTSRNNDDIS
- a CDS encoding ABC transporter ATP-binding protein, with the protein product MTISLNQAGKRYNYDWIFRKVTYTFRPGGRYAILGPNGSGKSTLLQVISGHQHQNEGSVSYHLQDQPVPADTFYQYFSLAAPALELIEELTLKETLQFHLQFKQLLPGFTPEKVIAAISLEHAADKQLRHYSSGMRQRVKLALAIFSNTPVLLLDEPCTNLDTTGIKLYQGLIAQYTAGRTLIISSNDEQEYFMCEERLSILDYK
- a CDS encoding MFS transporter; amino-acid sequence: MQITAPKKVLNGWAMYDWANSVFNLVITTTFFPIYFNKATPADIRLFGSTFHNSVLYDYTAALAFLIVALMSPILSSIADTRGNKKIFLRFFTTLGSIACSALYFFKDSVFGSGETMALYGLACLLFSTIGYCGGLVFYNSYLPEIAAPEDRDRVSAKGFAMGYIGSVLLQLIGFAMVLTMKDPVKPLLITFLLVGIWWFGFAQLTFAVLPASRAPKTTKGNIWKDGFTELGMVWQQVKHLPVLKRYLAGFFFYSMGVQTVMLAATFFGAEVLHLDATKLIVTIVIIQLVAIAGANLMSWLSGKIGNLSVIMIVVLIWIGICIAGYFMQTATDFYILASVVGLVMGGIQSLSRSTYSKLMPETEDTTSFFSFYDVAEKISIVIGMFSFGFIHQLTGSMRQSVLALGVFFIIGLLWVFSAQQKQKQLA